One part of the Acinetobacter sp. XS-4 genome encodes these proteins:
- the lipA gene encoding lipoyl synthase, which translates to MDFKREVKTGIKLRGADKVARIPIKILPTEELPTKPDWIRAKITDFEEIKRIKNLLRQQKLHSVCEEAACPNLPECFGGGTATFMIMGDICTRRCPFCDVAHGRPKPLDEDEPTHLAETVANLKLRYVVITSVDRDDLHDGGAAHFVKCIEEIRKRCPETLIEILVPDFRGRLETALSTLSLSPPDVFNHNIETVPRLYKAMRPGSDYQHSLELLKRFKAYCPDIKTKSGLMVGLGEIEAEVLALLNDLKDYQVDLVTIGQYLQPSKSHAPIHRFVSLQEFERYTRHGKRLGFKNIWSAPMVRSSYFADRQYFGESVPKPFSRQDVLS; encoded by the coding sequence ATGGATTTTAAGAGAGAAGTGAAAACTGGTATTAAATTACGGGGAGCGGATAAAGTCGCTCGTATTCCTATTAAAATTTTACCAACAGAAGAGTTGCCGACTAAACCAGACTGGATTAGAGCAAAAATAACCGATTTTGAAGAAATCAAACGCATAAAAAATTTACTGCGCCAACAAAAATTACATAGTGTTTGTGAAGAGGCAGCATGCCCCAATCTACCCGAATGTTTTGGTGGAGGTACGGCAACATTTATGATTATGGGAGATATCTGTACTAGACGTTGCCCTTTTTGTGATGTCGCTCATGGTCGCCCAAAACCGCTAGACGAAGATGAACCTACGCATCTGGCAGAAACAGTCGCAAACCTAAAATTAAGATATGTCGTGATTACCTCTGTAGACCGTGATGATCTACACGATGGTGGTGCTGCACATTTTGTAAAGTGTATTGAAGAAATCAGAAAACGCTGCCCAGAAACACTGATTGAGATTTTAGTACCAGATTTTCGTGGTCGTTTAGAAACAGCTCTTTCAACTTTGAGCTTATCTCCACCTGATGTTTTTAATCACAATATTGAGACGGTTCCTCGTTTATATAAAGCGATGCGCCCAGGCTCAGACTATCAACACTCACTAGAGTTACTAAAACGCTTTAAAGCATATTGTCCTGATATCAAAACCAAGTCTGGTTTAATGGTTGGATTAGGAGAAATTGAAGCGGAAGTGCTTGCCCTACTCAATGACTTAAAAGATTATCAAGTAGACCTTGTTACCATTGGACAGTACTTACAGCCTTCAAAATCACATGCACCTATTCATCGTTTTGTAAGTTTACAAGAATTTGAAAGATACACACGACATGGTAAGCGATTAGGTTTTAAAAATATTTGGAGTGCACCTATGGTTCGTTCTAGCTATTTTGCTGATCGACAATATTTTGGAGAATCTGTACCCAAGCCTTTTAGTCGACAAGATGTCTTATCTTAA
- a CDS encoding thiamine pyrophosphate-dependent dehydrogenase E1 component subunit alpha: protein MQLTEEQLLAAYKSMRDIREFEDRLHEENTNGDIPGFIHLYSGEEAVAVGICENLTDKDYITSTHRGHGHCIAKGCDIHGMMLEIFGKDDGLCRGKGGSMHIADLDKGMLGANGIVGGGPPLAIGAALTAKTLKTGGVGLSFTGDGGSNQGLTFEAMNMAVVLKLPVIFVFENNGFGEGTGHDYAVGSKDIAGRAAGFGLPAVKVDGTDFFAVYEAAQTAIERARRGEGPSVIETITNRFYGHFEGDPGLIRSKEEVDFVKENKDPLKIFREKVKGKIDEAKLDEIDVVSKANVDDAVAKARAAAYPKPEQLLTDVYVSY, encoded by the coding sequence ATGCAATTAACGGAAGAGCAATTACTCGCAGCATATAAAAGCATGCGTGATATTCGTGAATTTGAGGATCGACTTCACGAAGAAAATACCAATGGTGATATTCCAGGTTTTATTCACTTATATAGCGGCGAAGAGGCTGTAGCAGTCGGAATTTGTGAAAACCTAACCGACAAAGACTATATCACTTCAACACACCGTGGACATGGACACTGTATTGCAAAAGGTTGTGACATTCACGGCATGATGCTGGAAATTTTCGGTAAAGATGATGGGCTGTGCCGTGGAAAAGGCGGCTCTATGCATATTGCCGATTTAGATAAAGGCATGCTTGGTGCTAACGGGATTGTAGGTGGTGGGCCTCCTTTAGCAATTGGTGCAGCACTAACAGCAAAAACCTTAAAAACTGGCGGTGTCGGGCTGTCTTTTACAGGTGATGGTGGTTCAAACCAAGGCCTTACTTTTGAAGCAATGAACATGGCGGTTGTGCTTAAACTTCCTGTGATTTTTGTCTTTGAAAATAACGGCTTTGGCGAAGGTACTGGCCATGATTACGCAGTCGGAAGCAAAGATATTGCTGGTCGTGCAGCAGGTTTTGGTTTACCAGCCGTTAAAGTTGACGGTACCGATTTCTTTGCAGTTTATGAAGCGGCTCAAACTGCCATTGAACGTGCACGCCGTGGCGAAGGTCCAAGTGTTATTGAGACGATTACTAACCGTTTTTATGGACATTTTGAAGGTGACCCAGGCCTCATTCGTTCAAAAGAGGAAGTCGATTTCGTTAAAGAAAATAAAGACCCTTTGAAAATTTTCAGAGAAAAAGTTAAAGGCAAAATTGATGAAGCCAAATTAGATGAGATCGATGTTGTATCTAAGGCAAACGTTGATGATGCAGTTGCTAAAGCTCGCGCTGCGGCATATCCAAAACCAGAACAACTCCTTACCGACGTCTATGTCTCTTACTAA
- a CDS encoding iron-containing redox enzyme family protein, which translates to MTALNQYGMHLEITPHNGWSQQFWDDLLPAKERVSKHPFFSEMANGGLSLNSFRYALLNFYPLVAHFPSYMAGALGKATGFSEPGVTEARDWLIQNIKVEERHLKWYRDWAGGFGLTVDQLDSVRPPAAMNAVNHFLWNMSHRGNLAECLAATNLAIEWATGDWSIQVYKGIHTYTDHPEVMIDKRSLAWLRAHAHYDDLHPYEAMELIKRLCNDRPDWQQKAFHAAEEGLRYYELALDDCYKVQLQASA; encoded by the coding sequence ATGACTGCTCTAAATCAATATGGAATGCATTTAGAAATTACACCGCATAATGGATGGTCACAGCAGTTCTGGGATGATCTGCTACCAGCGAAAGAACGGGTGAGTAAACATCCGTTTTTTTCGGAAATGGCCAATGGGGGATTGAGCCTAAATAGTTTCCGTTATGCTTTACTTAATTTCTATCCATTAGTCGCGCATTTCCCGTCATATATGGCTGGGGCGTTGGGCAAAGCAACGGGTTTTTCTGAACCTGGTGTTACAGAAGCACGAGATTGGTTAATCCAAAATATTAAGGTAGAAGAGCGACACTTAAAATGGTATCGCGATTGGGCAGGAGGTTTTGGTTTAACTGTAGACCAGCTTGATAGCGTGCGGCCGCCAGCTGCGATGAATGCGGTGAACCATTTTTTATGGAATATGAGTCATCGCGGTAATTTGGCAGAATGCCTCGCTGCAACAAATCTGGCAATTGAATGGGCAACGGGAGATTGGTCCATTCAGGTCTATAAAGGTATTCATACTTATACTGATCATCCTGAAGTAATGATCGATAAGCGTTCTTTGGCTTGGTTACGTGCGCATGCTCACTATGATGATCTTCACCCTTATGAAGCCATGGAGCTGATTAAGCGCTTATGTAATGATCGTCCAGATTGGCAGCAAAAAGCATTTCATGCTGCTGAAGAAGGGCTGCGTTATTATGAATTAGCTTTAGACGATTGCTATAAGGTACAGCTTCAAGCCTCTGCTTGA
- a CDS encoding 2-oxo acid dehydrogenase subunit E2 — translation MSEIKTLEIPKWGLSMEEGTIAQWLIKEGDSFNKGDEICEIETTKIVNVLEAPFAGKLRKILAKDGDTLPVGGLIAVCADSEISDAEIEQFIASLGGSAVKAPEAPLEQSAVATSAPVVEKAEQPQTAAASAPAPVKVAKGDYAVPESLQGQTSDELFTTPHALKLAEKHNVNLAKVTGTGREGRISVQDIQKAVQAAGGQWPDIKQQTQAKVVKSTADDSRISATPVARRLAKQWGINLNDCRVSGTRGRVCKEDVEAVYYRNNPASVNEQSAQCAARPQSTITTVAMNGMRKAIASRLQAAKRNAPHFRLVVDLNVEALQNLRKQINETVPQVKLSINDMLIKAAAAALIKVPEVNVQFDETTQSILQFSQADISVAVAIPNGLITPIVKAANQKSLAQISDDMRDLATRAKTGKLQPDEFQGGSFSISNLGMLGIKQFDAIINPPQGAIMALGASESRAVVENGNVVVREIVTATLSCDHRVIDGAVGAKFLASFKQFVENPALILV, via the coding sequence ATGAGCGAAATTAAAACGCTGGAGATCCCAAAATGGGGATTATCCATGGAAGAAGGCACGATTGCCCAATGGCTGATTAAAGAAGGCGATAGCTTTAATAAGGGCGATGAAATTTGTGAAATTGAAACCACAAAAATCGTCAATGTATTAGAAGCGCCTTTTGCTGGAAAGCTCCGTAAAATTTTAGCAAAAGATGGGGATACTTTACCTGTCGGCGGTCTTATTGCGGTATGTGCTGATAGTGAAATTTCTGATGCAGAAATTGAGCAGTTTATTGCCTCACTAGGTGGTTCAGCAGTTAAGGCCCCTGAAGCACCTTTGGAACAAAGCGCAGTGGCGACATCTGCACCTGTTGTTGAAAAAGCAGAACAACCACAGACTGCAGCAGCTAGTGCTCCAGCTCCTGTAAAGGTAGCTAAGGGTGACTATGCTGTACCAGAGTCATTACAAGGCCAAACATCTGATGAATTGTTTACAACACCGCATGCGTTAAAGCTTGCAGAAAAGCACAATGTGAACTTGGCAAAAGTCACAGGTACGGGGCGTGAAGGACGCATTAGTGTTCAAGACATCCAGAAAGCTGTGCAAGCTGCTGGAGGTCAATGGCCAGATATTAAGCAACAAACTCAAGCTAAAGTGGTTAAATCTACGGCTGATGATAGTCGAATTTCAGCGACACCTGTGGCACGCCGTTTAGCAAAACAATGGGGTATTAATCTAAATGACTGCCGTGTTTCAGGTACTCGTGGTCGTGTCTGTAAAGAAGATGTTGAGGCAGTTTACTATCGTAATAATCCTGCATCGGTAAATGAACAATCTGCTCAATGTGCTGCTCGACCACAATCGACAATCACTACTGTCGCAATGAATGGTATGCGTAAAGCGATTGCTTCACGGTTACAGGCTGCAAAACGTAATGCACCGCATTTCCGCTTAGTGGTCGATCTAAACGTAGAGGCTTTGCAAAATTTACGTAAACAGATTAATGAGACTGTTCCACAAGTCAAACTTTCTATTAATGACATGCTAATTAAAGCAGCGGCAGCAGCACTGATTAAAGTACCTGAGGTGAATGTTCAGTTTGATGAGACGACTCAATCAATTTTACAGTTCTCTCAAGCAGATATTTCGGTAGCTGTAGCGATTCCAAACGGCTTAATTACACCCATTGTAAAAGCCGCAAATCAAAAATCGTTAGCGCAGATTTCTGATGACATGCGTGATTTAGCAACCCGTGCCAAGACTGGCAAGTTACAACCTGATGAATTTCAGGGAGGCAGCTTTAGCATTTCAAATTTAGGAATGTTAGGCATTAAACAGTTCGATGCCATTATTAATCCACCGCAAGGCGCAATTATGGCATTAGGTGCTTCTGAATCTCGCGCTGTTGTCGAAAATGGTAATGTCGTGGTTCGTGAGATTGTTACAGCGACGTTGTCATGCGATCACCGAGTCATTGACGGTGCAGTTGGGGCGAAATTCTTGGCCAGCTTTAAGCAGTTTGTTGAAAACCCTGCTTTAATTTTGGTGTAG
- a CDS encoding alpha-ketoacid dehydrogenase subunit beta yields MPNKSFRNAIKEAIESEMRRDPTVFVVGEDVRGGHGGKNTEDNELEGFGGVLGVTKGLWTEFGSERVIDTPITESAIIGMAAGAAATGLRPVADLMFMDFYGVCHDMLYNQAAKFRYMFGGKAKAPMVVRGMIGAGFSAAAQHSQSPYNVFAAVPGLKVVVPSSPYDVKGLLIQAIRDDDPVVFCEHKMLYDIKGEVPDDAYTIPFGVANYTREGTDVTIIALGLMVHRANEVADKLAKDGISVEVVDPRTISPLDEEGILESVASTGRVVIVDESAARCGFGHDVAALVAQKGFHYLKAPVELVTPPHTPVPFSPVLEKEWIPSVERIEQAVRKTLEA; encoded by the coding sequence ATGCCAAATAAAAGTTTTCGTAATGCAATTAAAGAAGCCATTGAATCAGAAATGCGCCGCGACCCAACAGTTTTTGTTGTTGGTGAAGATGTGCGCGGTGGACATGGTGGTAAAAATACCGAAGATAACGAGCTAGAAGGCTTCGGTGGTGTACTTGGTGTGACCAAAGGCTTATGGACTGAATTTGGTTCAGAACGTGTTATTGATACGCCAATTACCGAGTCTGCAATTATTGGTATGGCTGCTGGTGCTGCTGCAACAGGTTTACGTCCTGTTGCTGATTTAATGTTTATGGATTTCTACGGCGTGTGTCATGACATGCTCTATAACCAAGCTGCTAAATTCCGTTATATGTTCGGTGGAAAAGCAAAAGCGCCAATGGTTGTACGTGGAATGATTGGTGCAGGTTTCTCTGCGGCAGCTCAGCATTCGCAGTCGCCATATAACGTATTTGCTGCGGTTCCGGGCTTAAAAGTTGTGGTTCCATCTAGCCCATACGACGTAAAAGGGCTATTAATTCAGGCTATTCGAGATGACGACCCTGTGGTGTTCTGTGAGCATAAAATGCTCTATGACATTAAAGGTGAAGTTCCAGATGATGCCTATACCATTCCTTTTGGTGTAGCAAATTACACGCGTGAAGGGACAGATGTGACCATTATTGCTTTAGGACTAATGGTACATCGCGCTAATGAAGTAGCAGACAAACTGGCAAAAGATGGCATTTCGGTTGAAGTGGTAGACCCTCGAACAATTTCACCTCTTGATGAAGAAGGAATTTTAGAGTCTGTTGCATCGACTGGGCGTGTGGTTATTGTGGATGAATCAGCGGCACGCTGTGGCTTTGGGCATGATGTTGCTGCACTGGTCGCACAAAAAGGTTTCCACTATTTGAAAGCACCGGTTGAACTCGTCACGCCACCACATACGCCTGTTCCATTCTCTCCAGTTTTAGAAAAAGAATGGATTCCAAGTGTAGAGCGTATTGAGCAAGCTGTGCGAAAAACATTGGAGGCTTAG
- a CDS encoding GGDEF domain-containing protein: MKLQGSNILGQEQIDLLTTRGLNFVWFPKQLETIYRFQYQNGAAYEFRYRAPIILILYIFLSFGIYQVLPTEQVLPWFSYYSWVGVIIFLAWILSFIKKLNQYFDYYVGVGSALAVAITFILINVIENGQDNVLFHAAMMYAIVIIYGAVGMRFYTAIFAGWVGGLVGILATNYLNGVIDWTFLNRTYTFSSFLGMTLAYATDRQHRENYLQNCMIELNRIELMQQAQQLSLLSQQDALTGLANRRYLDETLDNEWRRALRHETPLTIMMVDIDYFKSYNDTLGHLKGDECLKEIAIAISSIAARSGDLVARYGGEEFLLLFPMTNAQQALIQVERLMSAIDKIAIKHPCSDVSPHVTISVGVATTIPRLNDSISAFVARADHALYKAKTNGRNQYKIAVNEEQIVDLT; this comes from the coding sequence ATGAAGTTGCAGGGTTCCAATATATTGGGACAGGAACAAATAGATTTATTAACCACACGAGGATTAAACTTCGTATGGTTTCCAAAGCAGCTTGAAACGATTTATCGTTTTCAATACCAAAACGGTGCTGCCTATGAGTTCCGCTATAGAGCGCCTATTATTTTAATATTATATATATTTTTAAGCTTTGGTATATATCAAGTTTTACCAACTGAACAAGTTTTACCCTGGTTTAGTTATTATTCTTGGGTTGGTGTAATTATTTTTCTTGCGTGGATTTTATCGTTTATTAAAAAATTAAATCAGTACTTTGATTATTATGTAGGTGTCGGTTCAGCTTTAGCTGTGGCGATTACTTTTATTTTAATTAACGTCATTGAAAATGGCCAAGATAATGTTCTTTTTCATGCAGCGATGATGTATGCGATTGTGATTATCTATGGTGCAGTAGGTATGCGTTTTTATACCGCCATATTTGCTGGATGGGTCGGAGGACTTGTTGGAATTTTGGCAACCAATTACTTAAATGGAGTGATCGACTGGACCTTCCTGAACCGGACTTATACCTTCAGTAGTTTTTTGGGAATGACCCTTGCCTATGCAACTGACCGCCAACATCGAGAAAACTACTTACAAAACTGTATGATTGAGCTGAATCGTATTGAACTGATGCAGCAAGCACAGCAATTATCTTTACTTTCCCAGCAAGATGCACTTACAGGCTTAGCCAATCGACGCTATTTGGATGAAACACTAGATAATGAATGGCGACGTGCTTTACGACACGAAACGCCCCTGACCATCATGATGGTCGATATTGATTACTTTAAATCTTACAATGACACGTTAGGGCATCTAAAAGGTGATGAGTGCTTAAAAGAAATCGCAATTGCTATTTCTTCTATTGCTGCTCGTAGTGGTGATTTAGTGGCTCGTTATGGCGGCGAAGAATTTTTATTGTTATTCCCAATGACAAATGCACAGCAAGCTTTGATCCAAGTTGAACGTTTAATGAGTGCGATTGATAAAATTGCAATTAAGCACCCATGTAGTGATGTTTCACCACATGTCACCATTAGTGTTGGAGTCGCAACCACCATTCCACGTCTAAACGATTCAATTTCGGCTTTTGTAGCGCGTGCTGACCATGCTTTGTATAAAGCAAAAACGAATGGGCGTAATCAATATAAGATTGCTGTAAACGAAGAACAAATTGTAGATTTAACTTAA
- a CDS encoding transcriptional regulator has translation MDMSKQLSSPFLDTTPPLFRPEKSSHSKQLGKKPPVDLDAAPLFDLTEEWEHSLFGRSIHECHRNLMHIAEDADMAIGVTDPHGTLLWTWSSTPMRSSAEQVHFVEGGQWSTQAVGQNAIGLALNTHSANCVYSHENQMNSVRDWVCYAAPITDSHTGQFYGIMNLSTKYQKHNSLGLLAVERCADIVKQAIQLHQKNILYIKAFGTPKVQYNQHSLTLTQRQIEILCILTLCPEGINLEELHYALYGDRPVSTTTLKAELSQLRNLIPDVIESRPYRLNCEIQCDFLMAEQALNLGFTSTTLTLYRGNFLAKSESPFLCAWRDCFDARLSHVIYQIEDVDQLLRVVSRVPDRVDAVERLLELLPEDTPYRTKLLKLLE, from the coding sequence ATGGATATGTCAAAACAATTATCATCACCTTTTTTAGATACTACACCGCCATTATTCCGGCCAGAAAAATCATCTCACTCGAAACAATTAGGGAAAAAACCTCCAGTTGACCTAGATGCGGCTCCGTTATTTGACCTAACTGAAGAATGGGAACATTCATTATTTGGTCGTTCGATTCACGAGTGTCATCGGAATCTAATGCATATTGCCGAAGATGCCGATATGGCAATTGGTGTGACCGACCCACATGGCACTCTACTTTGGACATGGAGTAGTACACCTATGCGTTCATCGGCAGAGCAAGTCCACTTTGTTGAAGGTGGTCAGTGGTCTACTCAGGCAGTGGGACAAAATGCAATTGGTTTAGCATTAAATACTCATTCAGCTAACTGCGTTTACTCACACGAAAACCAAATGAATAGTGTAAGAGACTGGGTCTGTTATGCAGCACCGATTACCGATTCACACACTGGCCAATTTTATGGGATTATGAATTTATCGACTAAATATCAAAAGCATAATTCTCTTGGTCTTTTAGCTGTTGAAAGATGTGCTGATATTGTGAAGCAAGCAATTCAGCTTCATCAGAAAAATATTTTATATATTAAAGCCTTCGGCACACCTAAAGTTCAATATAACCAGCACAGCCTGACATTGACTCAACGTCAGATTGAAATTTTATGCATTCTGACACTTTGTCCTGAGGGAATTAACCTTGAAGAGCTTCACTATGCTTTATATGGCGATCGGCCAGTAAGTACCACAACTTTAAAAGCGGAACTTTCTCAACTCAGAAACCTAATACCGGATGTCATCGAGTCTCGCCCTTATAGACTTAACTGTGAAATTCAATGTGATTTCTTAATGGCAGAGCAAGCATTAAACCTAGGCTTCACATCGACTACCCTTACTCTCTATAGGGGAAATTTTTTAGCTAAATCAGAAAGTCCATTTTTGTGTGCATGGAGAGATTGCTTTGATGCTCGCTTGAGTCATGTGATTTATCAGATTGAAGATGTTGATCAACTATTACGAGTGGTCAGTCGTGTACCAGATCGTGTAGATGCTGTTGAGCGTTTGCTTGAATTATTACCTGAAGACACGCCTTATCGAACTAAACTTTTAAAACTACTCGAATAA